acgggcccagccgctccgcggcatgtgggaccctcccgcactggggcatgaacccgtgtcccctgcatcggcaggcggactctcaaccactgcgccaccagggaagccccagtattcTTGCATTAGAAGATGGAGGGCAGGGGTAAGGTGACCTCCAAGGTCCTTTCAAACTGCAGTTTTGTGGCTGGACTTCATTTATTGCCAGGGCCATGGCAACACTCATGCCCATCAGATTTGCCCCTTCTCTGTCATTCTTAGCAAGGGTCCCCTGAGGGAATAGGGTTTATTCGTTCATGCATCCATTCCTCCGTCCATCCTTCTGTTCATTCATCTACAACAGCtagagcagtgaacaagagaGACACAGTCCTTCCCTACCTAGAACCTATAGTCTAGagggaataataacaataacaatagcaCCGATTGAGCGCTTACTATTTGTCAGGTACTCTAAGTGAATTATCCCATCTGGCCCCACTACAACCTTATGAGACacgtattattattatccccattttgcgtATGGGGATTGAGGGGCCATGGGGGCTGGGATTCACAGGTCAGATGCTCCCAGGCCTGTGTTGATGATCCCAAGAACCTGAAGTTCTGTGATGCTCAGATGCTGTGACTAAGATCCCATGATGCTCAGAGTTTGTCATTATAAAAGAGGGTGCAGAGCAGGGGCCCAGTCACTGGTGAGAGCCCTCAGTCTCCCCAGCTTCCTCAAGCCTGACCTTCAGTAGTCACAGTTATCACTTTACGGATAACTGGGTGTGGTTCTAAGTGCTCTCCTGGGATGTTCTCATTTACTCCTCCCATCTGCCTCCTTAGGTAGCTATCAGTATTAttctcattgtacagatggggaaactgaggcacagagaggtcaagtaacttgcccaagctcacacagctagaaagaggaagaaggaggaactACGAGCTTGAGCTGTCTATCTGTACAGGCCACACTTTACCTGGGGTACCCCACTGACCCGCATTCCATCTCCTCCAGGACCCCTCCTCACAGGCCCTGACCGCACGCCGTCGGGGTGGGAGGGGTTGGTGGCGGAGCTGTGCAGGCCCCGGCTCACTAATGCTCTGTTCTGTCCCCAGATCATGAGTGTACTGCTGTTCATTGAGCACTCAGTGGAGGTGGCCCACGGCAAGGCCTCCTGCAAGTTCTCGAAGACAGGCTACCTCAGGATCGGTAGGTCCAGGGGAAGCCgaagtggggtggggtggcagggagacggGCACCGGCTAGGGGTGGAGTTGAGGCTCCGCCACTTGTCCTTTTTGACGTCTGCAAATGGAGAAATTCCACTTGTTCACACCGAAGTCTCCAGGTGTGAGAGCAGGTAGGATGGCGCTTTGCAAACCTAATCAGCTTAGCACGGTGACAGCGGGACTCTCCTGCTCAATAGCAGCCCGTCCCCCAGAATAAAATTGCACTCCTCACGGGGGCTCCAGCCCCTGCTGACCTCTCTGGCCGCATTCCCACGCCTCGTAGCTCCGTCCATGCTCCCCCTCGCTCCCCACGCTCCAGCTGCGCTGACCCCACCAAGCTGGGCCCTGACTCGGGGTCCCTATCTGGACTCCTGGTCACTCGGCCCACAGGCCACCTCCTCAGAGGCCTTCCCCCACCTCATCCTGGTTAAAGCAGACCCcaggcctccttcccaccctgtaCCCTCTGTTATACTGTCCTGTGTTACCTGAAATGTTCTGTGTGCCCCTCAAGACTGAGAACTGCAGGAGGGTAGGGCCTGGGCTTTCTGGTTCACTGGCATGGTGCCCAcaccagtggttcccaaagtgtggtccttggaaCCCCAGGTGTGGGTTCCTGGGGATACTTCCGGGCCCCTCACTGCTCTCTTTGCCTTTCAGCGGAATTGATCTCCAGCTTCCTGCTCATCACCATGCTTTTTATCATCAGCTTGAGCCTGCTGATCGGCGTGGTCAAGGTGAGTGCCTGTTCGGGGACGGGAAGGGGAGCCAGGATCTGCGGGCTGGCAAGGAGGCCCAGctgccctcctgctccctcctaTTCATACCCACTATGTGGGCAGCACTGGATGctgagaggtgggaggtgggtaTTTGGAGGAGATCCAAACTGCACCCTAGACATCTTCACACTTACCTTTTGGAAACTCCCTTTTCCACACCAGATCCCTCAGGTTGGAGGCCTCGGTTCCCTGTGAAAATACACCCTCCATGCACGAGGGTGTGCACAGCCAGCTGTGGCCACTGCTGATCATTGACACTTTGGCTGAACTAGCTGGCAACCCACATCCTTTTGAACTGCAAATGGTGGCAGGGAATTTggtagagaaaaaaggaagggtcATTTTGAGGCCTAGGTAGAGGGGAGAAAGCAGTGGGTTTTGAAATCAGTGAGAGAAGCAGAAGGGAGGGTGTAGATGCGTCCAGCTCAGTGCCATCCAGCTAGCGgttgagagagagaggcaggctgTGGCTCAGCCTCCTGCGAAGAGGAGCCTGTCTGTCCCTTGGCCCCCAGCAGGGCCTGAAGCCAGGGCCCCGCCACATAGCCATGAGAGCAGACCTCGGAAAGAGAATCCTTCCTGGACAGACAGTGGTGGACTGGCACGCCCAGGGCCGGCAGGATGGGGTGGTGATTTGGTGCTAGTTTGGAATGTCTCCACCTTGCCTGAAACGCCGTTGTTCACTCCCTAGCTAACGCTACTCTCGGGAGCCCTACACCGCAGGGAGTGATTTCACCTTGGTTCCCCGTGGTCCGTGCAGAAACACAAATGGTCCGGCTAGGAAAATGGATCAGGTCGTCCCTGAAGCCTCTGAGCTTCAGTCGGGGCTGTTTTGGCTGCCTCCTGAGTGATTTTAGACAACCACGTGAGAAACCACGAAAACAccttttctgtgatttttgtccCCAACTGTGGGTTCCTATGCATTTATACTGGTCATAGTGGTCACTTGCTTTCAGCTGAAGGAGAGGGACTTCAGCCTCAGCCTCCCAGCGTCTCTTACTATGATTGAACATCCCCGGGGGTGGCCTACACAGAGGCAAGACCCACTGTTAAAGCAGCacaagtttttttccccctccggGCCCTGGCTCTTGCCAGCCCTTCTGCCACCGataccctccccttccctcccgcTTCTTTCCAGCTCTAGCCCTGGTGCCCCCacttccaggaagtcttctctgatgccttctcatttgtcaaatggaCACAAAGTCTTTCGTcactgggttcttttttttttttttttttgcggtacgcgggcccctcactgttgtggcgccgctccgcggcatgtgggatcttcccggaccggggcacgaacccgcgtcccctgcatcggcaggcggaccctcaaccactgcgccaccagggaagccccgtcactGGGTTCTTAAGAGCGAGTTGAGGCAGACCCTGGTCCTGGAGCCCCCAAGTGCTTATCTGTGTAGATGGGAACTGTTCCTGGTGTCTCCTGGGACGCCGAGACGGCTCACCCTCAGGGCCTGGGCCTTACCTTCTCCCCACGCCCAGAGCCTCACTCAGAGGAAGGCATGTGGATCCCCATGGGGTGACCTCAGCCAAGCCCCGCAGGTGATTCAGGAGAGCACCGAGTTCCCCGGGACGGAAGGGAACTGTGGGCCAGGGGGCCCGTGGAACCATCAGGCTGCCTGGAAGAGCCTTGTGCAAGGGACCTCTGACCATGCTGGGCCTGCCTTTCAGAACCAGGAGAAGTACCTGCTGCCCTTCCTGTCCCTGCAAATCATGGACTTCCTCCTGTGCCTGCTCACCCTGCTGGGCTCTTACATCGAGCTGCCCGCCTACCTCAAGTATGTCTCCCGGAGCAGCAGCCGGGTGGTGAGTATGTCTCATGTCCCACAGCCGGCCAGCGGGCGAGGCGCAGGAGCCCAGGCCAGTGAGCGTGGGAGCCCCCAGGGCCCTTTCTAGTTGGTGAGCTTGAGCAAGTCCCTGAGCTCCTACAAGCCACCccatgcttcttctttttttaattaatttatttatttttggctgcgttgggtcttcgctgctgcgtgtgggctttctctagttgcggcgaggtgggggctgctcttcattgccttgtgcgggcttctcattgcggtggcttctcttgttgcggagcacaggctctaggcatgcaggctcagtagttgcggctcgtgggctctagggtgcaagctcagtagttgtggcacacgggcttagctgctccgcggcatgtgggatcttcccggcccagggctcgaacccgtgtcccctgcattggcggNNNNNNNNNNNNNNNNNNNNNNNNNNNNNNNNNNNNNNNNNNNNNNNNNNNNNNNNNNNNNNNNNNNNNNNNNNNNNNNNNNNNNNNNNNNNNNNNNNNNNNNNNNNNNNNNNNNNNNNNNNNNNNNNNNNNNNNNNNNNNNNNNNNNNNNNNNNNNNNNNNNNNNNNNNNNNNNNNNNNNNNNNNNNNNNNNNNgaccggggcacgaacccgtgtcccctgcatcggcaggcggactctcaaccattgcgccatcagggaagtccctcaccccACGTTTCTTCCTGTAAAATGTGTCTTGAGATCATGTCTCTTCAATATCTCTTATGAGCATTACATGAGGAAAGCGTGCACTGGGTGCTCAGCATGTGCTAAGAACGGAAAAAATGCCAGCCACGTGTGAATTTACACCATAGGAAAGGGGACATGCCCCatttccctccccagcccctgttTTGTCCCTCCTTTGTAACCACGTTGAAGAAAGGAAGGTAGGGATGGTGAGCATCCTTGGTGGGAATGCCCGCGACGCCTGGTGCCAATCACAGACGCAGTTCCCCAAAGTTGCTTTCCACGCTTCCCCTGACTGTGGTCCTTGAGGGGGCTGAGGAGCTACAGTATAgaaggccctgggctgggagtcaggacACCCTGGTTCTAGTCCTGGGTTTGCACCAGCCCACGGTGTGAACGTCTGAGAAATGGACCTCCGTTTCTTTCTGGGTACCATGGACCAGAGCGTCGTCGATGTCTCTGGCTGACAGTCTCTCAAGCTGAGGGGCCACTGTGTGCCCCGTGGTACCCGGGCCTCTGGGTTGGGGCTGACTTGCTGGTCTGTCTTCTTCCTCCAAAGGGCCCCTCCAAGGTGCCACTGATGACCCTGAAGCTCTTGGATTTCTGCCTGAGCATCCTGACTCTCTGCAGCTCCTACATGGAAGTGCCCACCTATCTCAACTTCAAGTCCATGAACCACATGGTGAGTCTGGGCTGAGGCTCTGCTCCTATCACTGGctctgtggccttgagcaagttgctttccctctctgtgcctcagtgctTAGGCTGGGTTCTCTAAAAGTGGAGCTTGGAGAGGGATTCTTGTGCCAGTGATTTCCTGAAGGAGAGCTCTCGGGAAGAAACTTGAAAGGAATGAGGGAAGCAAGTTAGACAAAAGGAAGAAGCCAGGCAGACATGTGGCTTTAGAAGTAGCGCTGCTGGATCCCAGAGGGTGCCCTGGAGTATGAACTGCAGTGCAGAAATTATATTAGGGTTTTCATTGCTGTCTTAACAAATGACCCCTAAACatagtgatttaaaacaataaacagtTGTTACCTCACATAGTTTCTGAggatcaggaatttgggagtggcttagctgggttgTTCAGACTCAGGGTCTCTCTTGAGGTTGCGCCTGAGATGGGGATGGGGCTGTGGACGCCAAGGGCTTGACTAGGTCTGAAGGATCCACTCCCAAGCTGGCTTACTGGCGTGGCTGTGGGATCTTTGGCTCAGTTCCCCACCGTGTGCGCCTTTGATAAGGCTGCTTGATCATCCTCATGTCATGGCTGCCGGTTTCCCCCCGGTGAGTATCCGAGAGAGAGCACGGAGGAAACGACCCTGTGGCCTTGGAGGTCACACTCGCCTCTGCCACATCCTATTATTTGTGAGAAGTGAGTCTCTAGGTCTAGCCCACACTCGAGGGAGGAGTGTCAGAggatgtgtgcacatgtatgcaAATGCCACAGCAGTTGTCCCACCAGAGCAGGAAACTTCCAGCAACCAGTCCTGCTTGTGAGGTGTCCCTAGGGGACGAGGCATACCTCCCAGGTATTTCAGGATTAAGTGGTTCTGTCAACCAAGACTATCCTCCAGAGAAGGACACGGGTGTGGCCCACGACCAGCTGGGGGATGGAGCACCAGCCAGATAAGGGTCACCTGGACAGGCATCAGCTGCATCTGTCTCCCTGGGTTTGCCCACCTGTCAGATGAGGCTGATGGTAGGTGGTACTGGCCCCCTAGGGCCCTTGAAGGGTTGGGCCAAGATAATGGCTGTGCCACAGCACGTTCCTGTGTGCGTGGAGAGCTGGCTTTTATTCCTCGATGTGTGGGTACTGTTAGAGTTCCTTATGGCCAGAGATGCTGATGTGGCCCCCAAATCTGTTGCAGAATTACCTCCCCAGCCAGGAAGGTATGGCTCACAATCAGTTCATCAAGATGATGATCATCTTCTCCATCGCCTTCATCACTGTCCTCATCCTGAAGGTGAGTGGCCCCTGCCCCATGGCtcagggaggggtggagaggctGAGCTGCCCCGGGCCCACCCATGCCAGACTGTTAGGAGGCAGGGAAGTGTGTCTTCCACcactgctccccccaccccgcttttGGCTCCTAACTCTAGCCCTCCCCACACCAGCCCCTGTGCCCACACATGGGATCCTCGGGGATGCCCCCTTTAGAGCAAGTGGACCTGCGAAGACCCACCTGTGTTCAGGGGTCGGGGACTTAATGTGTGACTCAGAGAGACCTGATCCAGGGGAAGGAGGAGCTATTTTGTCTGGAATTAGATTCAGGAagacctgggtctgaatcccagctctcccCTCACTAGCTGTGTGGTTGGTTTTCAAGTCACTTCTCTCTGGGTCTTGGGTCTCACCTGTGAAAGGGACACCCTAAGTCTTGCTTTGCCCATGTTAACAGCTTTACATGATTCAGGCACCAAAATGTAGATGGGCCCTGAGGTCATATTACTAGAGGTTTGGTGATGAGAAGGATGGAGCGGATTGGTTTTATTCTTCTCAGGGGTAGTCAGGCCCAGAGGATAGAGTCCTGTTTCAGGTCCCAGTTCTTGGAGACATGGTGACAGACAGGCGTGCATTAATAGCAGcacaacaggacttccctggtggcgcggtggttaagaatcctcctgcgaatgcaggggacacggggtccgggaagatcccacgtgccgcggagcaactaaacccgtgtgccacaactactgagcccgcgctctagagcccacgagccacaattattgagcccacgcgccacagctactgaagcccacgtgcctagagcctgtgctccgcaacaggagaagccaccacaatgagaagcccgcgcaccgcaaccaagagtaggcCTCGCTCGAcgtaactagagaaaagcccgtgtgcagcaatgaagacccaatgcagccaaaaataaataaataaatttatattaaaaaaaaatagcagcacAACAGGAGggtgaagaggcaagaaaacgcTGCCATCTTCGGGAGTCAAGGAAACCAGGGCAGTTCAGCTTGGGAAAGAAATGACTCAAGGGGGACCTGATCGCAGCCTCCAAGTACCCAAAGTACTCTCATGGGGATTCTAGAGGCCACAATGGGGCCCTGTGGCCGGAAGCCACAGGGAGGCTGATGTCgactcaagaaaaagaagagcttttAAAAGTGTTCTTTTCTGATTGTGAAAGTAACATATGATCACTCTAGAAATTTAGAAACTACAGATGAGCAGAAAGTAGACGATCAGCCCACCAACCACCGCCACTCGGAGAGCAGCACCTCTGATATCTGGGTGCATTTCCTCCCCCTCTTTTTACGTGGGTGGCGTAGCCAGACATCACTGCCTCCTTACATCCCAGGCCCTGAGCAGCCTCTGCTCTCACCCAGtgccaaactggaaacaacttcGCTCCTTTTAACCTTTCCTCAAAGGACCGACCTAGCACAAGCGCATTAGTGATGCACAGTGAGAACATTCCTGAAGGCTTGGGAGGACCAACGTGGAGGTTTACGTCACATACTCTGCTAGAGAGAAACTGCCCAAACCCCACCACacacctccatccctccccacccctctcctgtGCTTTATCTTCATCCAGTGGGAGTTCTGTCTGTACCCCGACTCCCAACCCTGCCTCACTGGCTACCCTTCACCTACTTGCTTTGCCCTGGTCCTTCGTACTTCATTCtttcataattcattttatttatttctgctcctctTAAGTCCCCATCATGGGGCTCCATAAAACAAGGGACCTTCTAGATGCCAAGACCTGCTCTCCTTCCTTTGGGGGGCAGAGAGAGACTTATTGGCTATTGTTCCTTGAACACAGTCCCTGGGGACTTCACTCCCCACCCTGGAACCCTTCTCCCCAATTCTTACATCAATTGCTAAGAGAAAGCCGTTGCTCACATTATCTGACagctatatacatatagctgtatatacatatatacatataatatacatacatataatttttctgcatttataaaCATGGGATACTACTGCATACACTGTTGGataatctgcttttaaaaaacaacgtATCgtaagcagtttttttttttttttgtggtatgcgggcctccctctgctgtggcctctcccgNNNNNNNNNNNNNNNNNNNNNNNNNNNNNNNNNNNNNNNNNNNNNNNNNNNNNNNNNNNNNNNNNNNNNNNNNNNNNNNNNNNNNNNNNNNNNNNNNNNNNNNNNNNNNNNNNgccgctccgcggcatgtgggatcctcccagaccggggcgcgaacccggttcccctgcatcggcaggcggacgcgcaaccactg
This sequence is a window from Physeter macrocephalus isolate SW-GA chromosome 3, ASM283717v5, whole genome shotgun sequence. Protein-coding genes within it:
- the LAPTM5 gene encoding lysosomal-associated transmembrane protein 5 — protein: MAPRAAAIRQTCCCFNVRIATTALAIYHVIMSVLLFIEHSVEVAHGKASCKFSKTGYLRIAELISSFLLITMLFIISLSLLIGVVKNQEKYLLPFLSLQIMDFLLCLLTLLGSYIELPAYLKYVSRSSSRVGPSKVPLMTLKLLDFCLSILTLCSSYMEVPTYLNFKSMNHMNYLPSQEGMAHNQFIKMMIIFSIAFITVLILKVYMFKCVWRCYRFMKYMNSAEERSSSKMLQKVVLPSYEEAVSLPYKILDGGPAPPPYSEV